One genomic region from Stutzerimonas decontaminans encodes:
- the modC gene encoding molybdenum ABC transporter ATP-binding protein: MSDAATHSGIQARFRLDYADFSLDVDLQLPGRGVTALFGHSGSGKTTLLRCVAGLERSGQGELTVNGERWQNSARNLFVPPHRRSIGYVFQEANLFTHLSVRRNLEFGMRRVAAAQRRVALEQAVELLGIDHLLERMPDRLSGGERQRVGIARALLTSPRLLLMDEPLAALDLKRKSEILPYLERLHDELDIPVLYVSHSPDEVARLADHVVLLEQGRTIAQGELRETLARLDLPTAFSDDAGVVIEGEIAGHDAEYHLTRLSFSGGEVLVSQRPEALGQRLRFRVHARDVSLALQRAEGSSITNLLPARVEAMVAADTPAHVLVRLDAGGTPLLARITRRSADQLAITPGQALWAQIKTVALLG; encoded by the coding sequence ATGAGCGACGCTGCAACCCACAGCGGAATCCAGGCACGCTTTCGCCTCGACTACGCCGACTTCAGCCTGGATGTCGATCTGCAGCTTCCCGGCCGCGGAGTGACCGCGCTGTTCGGTCACTCCGGATCGGGCAAAACCACCCTGCTGCGCTGCGTAGCGGGCCTGGAACGTTCAGGCCAGGGCGAGCTGACCGTCAATGGCGAACGTTGGCAGAACAGCGCGCGGAACCTGTTCGTGCCACCGCATCGCCGCTCCATCGGTTATGTGTTTCAAGAGGCGAATCTGTTCACGCACCTTTCCGTGCGACGCAATCTGGAATTCGGCATGCGCCGCGTGGCGGCAGCGCAGCGCCGTGTAGCGCTGGAACAAGCGGTGGAACTGCTGGGTATCGATCATCTGCTCGAACGCATGCCCGACCGGCTGTCCGGCGGCGAACGCCAGCGCGTCGGCATCGCCCGTGCACTGCTGACCAGCCCGCGCCTGCTGCTGATGGACGAGCCGCTGGCAGCGCTCGATCTCAAGCGCAAGAGCGAGATTCTGCCTTATCTGGAACGCCTGCATGACGAGCTGGATATCCCAGTGCTCTACGTCAGCCACTCGCCGGACGAAGTGGCGCGGCTGGCCGACCACGTGGTGCTGCTGGAGCAGGGCCGCACCATCGCCCAGGGCGAACTGCGCGAGACGCTGGCCCGGCTGGACCTGCCGACCGCCTTCAGCGACGACGCCGGTGTGGTGATCGAAGGCGAGATTGCCGGACATGATGCCGAGTACCACCTGACCCGGCTGAGCTTTTCCGGCGGCGAAGTGCTGGTCTCGCAGCGTCCGGAAGCCCTGGGCCAGCGCCTGCGCTTTCGTGTGCACGCCCGCGACGTGAGCTTGGCGCTGCAGCGCGCCGAAGGCAGCAGCATCACCAATCTGCTCCCCGCTCGGGTCGAGGCGATGGTCGCGGCCGATACCCCCGCGCACGTGCTGGTGCGCCTCGATGCCGGTGGCACGCCGCTGCTGGCACGCATCACCCGACGCTCGGCCGATCAGTTGGCCATTACGCCCGGTCAGGCGCTTTGGGCGCAGATCAAGACGGTGGCGCTGCTGGGCTGA
- a CDS encoding adenosylcobinamide-GDP ribazoletransferase, with translation MLPLLIALQFLTSLSIRLPAMPEPEQQGRSLLYYPVVGLLLGALLCLAAFVLDGTAPLLQAALLLTLWVALTGALHLDGLADSADAWLGGFGDRERTLQIMKDPRSGPVAVVVLVLLLLLKFAALLALLQAQHYVALLLAPLLGRAALLALFLGTPYVRPNGLGHALATNLPRTWAKGVLLLVAIGCLLFGSSGLIALSLAAVTFMLARRAMLRRLGGTTGDTAGALLELVECTVLVGLALQL, from the coding sequence ATGCTGCCGCTATTGATCGCCCTGCAATTTCTCACCAGCCTGTCGATCCGCTTGCCGGCAATGCCGGAGCCCGAGCAGCAGGGGCGATCGTTGCTGTATTACCCGGTGGTTGGTCTGTTGCTCGGCGCGTTGCTCTGTCTGGCAGCGTTTGTGCTGGATGGGACTGCACCGTTGTTACAGGCGGCCTTGCTCCTCACCCTCTGGGTTGCGCTGACCGGCGCCTTGCACCTCGATGGCCTAGCCGACAGCGCCGACGCGTGGCTGGGCGGGTTCGGCGACCGCGAGCGCACGCTGCAAATCATGAAGGACCCGCGCAGCGGTCCGGTGGCCGTGGTGGTCCTGGTGCTGCTGTTGCTACTCAAGTTCGCGGCGCTGCTGGCTTTGTTGCAGGCCCAGCACTATGTGGCGCTTCTGTTGGCGCCTCTGTTGGGTCGCGCGGCGCTGCTGGCGCTGTTTCTTGGCACGCCGTACGTGCGGCCTAATGGCCTTGGCCATGCTTTGGCAACGAATCTGCCGCGCACTTGGGCGAAGGGCGTTCTGCTCCTGGTAGCAATCGGATGCCTGCTGTTCGGCAGCAGCGGGCTGATCGCCCTGTCGTTGGCTGCGGTGACGTTTATGCTGGCGCGTCGCGCCATGTTGCGCCGACTCGGCGGCACCACCGGCGATACCGCCGGCGCGCTGCTGGAGCTGGTGGAGTGCACGGTATTGGTAGGGCTGGCCCTGCAGCTCTAG
- a CDS encoding glutathione peroxidase, which yields MNITRPLAALMLVFASASVVAAECPALLQHEMPKLRSKETVDLCSAFQGKALVVVNTASHCGFTGQFKGLEALYQRYKDDGLEVLGVPSDDFFQEADDEAETAEVCYVNYGVTFTMTQTQPVRGRDATPLFRDLAEQAGAAPRWNFYKYVVDRQGRVVAHFSSKVKPDDPRVIAAVEKALAR from the coding sequence ATGAATATCACTCGTCCACTGGCGGCACTGATGCTGGTCTTTGCCAGCGCCTCGGTAGTCGCTGCCGAATGCCCGGCGCTGTTGCAGCACGAGATGCCCAAGCTGCGTTCCAAGGAAACGGTCGATCTGTGCAGTGCTTTTCAAGGCAAGGCATTGGTGGTGGTCAACACTGCCAGCCATTGTGGGTTTACCGGGCAGTTCAAAGGTCTCGAAGCGCTGTATCAGCGTTACAAGGATGATGGGCTGGAGGTACTGGGCGTGCCGTCGGACGATTTTTTCCAAGAGGCCGATGATGAGGCCGAGACGGCCGAGGTCTGTTACGTGAACTATGGCGTGACTTTCACCATGACCCAGACCCAGCCGGTACGCGGGCGAGACGCTACGCCACTGTTTCGTGACCTGGCCGAACAGGCCGGAGCAGCGCCGCGCTGGAACTTCTACAAATACGTGGTCGACCGGCAGGGCCGCGTCGTCGCGCATTTTTCCAGCAAGGTGAAGCCGGATGATCCGCGGGTGATCGCGGCGGTGGAAAAGGCGTTGGCGCGCTAG
- a CDS encoding cobyric acid synthase — protein MTTLMVQGTTSDAGKSTLVTALCRWLARQGVAVVPFKPQNMALNSAVTADGGEIGRAQAVQAQAANLAPHTDMNPVLLKPNSDIGAQVIIHGRAVTSMDAAAYHDYKRVAMQAVLDSHQRLSAAYRVVMVEGAGSPAEINLRAGDIANMGFAEAVDCPVILIADIDKGGVFAHLVGTLALLSESEQARVHGFVINRFRGDIALLQPGLDWLEQRTGKPVLGVLPYLMDFHLEAEDAIDVRQSGKTGEALKVVVPVLPRISNHTDFDPLRLHPQVDLQFVGPGQPISAADLIILPGSKSVRADLTWLRANGWEAAIRKHLRYGGKLLGICGGLQMLGTRIDDPLGLEGPAGNSEGLGLLDFATVLEADKQLRNVTGRLLPGGARVTGYEIHAGVSRGPALEQPAVQLDDGRCDGAISADEQVLGTYLHGLFEGPEACAALLRWAGLEVVETADYYALRERDIERLADLVETHLDIARLRALCGLED, from the coding sequence ATGACCACGCTGATGGTGCAGGGCACCACCTCCGATGCCGGCAAGAGCACGCTGGTGACCGCGCTGTGCCGCTGGCTGGCACGCCAGGGAGTTGCGGTGGTGCCGTTCAAGCCGCAGAACATGGCGCTCAACAGCGCGGTGACCGCCGATGGCGGCGAAATCGGCAGGGCTCAGGCGGTGCAGGCGCAGGCGGCGAATCTTGCGCCGCACACCGACATGAACCCGGTGCTGTTGAAGCCCAACAGCGACATCGGTGCCCAGGTGATCATCCACGGTCGCGCGGTGACCAGCATGGATGCCGCCGCCTACCATGACTACAAGCGTGTGGCGATGCAGGCGGTGCTCGACTCGCACCAGCGGCTGTCCGCGGCTTATCGCGTGGTGATGGTCGAGGGCGCCGGCTCGCCCGCGGAGATCAATCTGCGCGCCGGCGATATTGCCAACATGGGCTTCGCCGAGGCGGTGGACTGCCCGGTGATCCTGATTGCCGATATCGACAAGGGGGGGGTGTTCGCCCATCTGGTCGGCACCCTGGCATTGCTCTCGGAAAGCGAGCAGGCGCGGGTGCATGGCTTCGTCATCAACCGTTTTCGTGGCGACATCGCCCTGTTGCAGCCCGGCCTCGATTGGCTGGAGCAGCGCACCGGCAAGCCGGTGCTGGGCGTGCTGCCGTATCTGATGGATTTTCATCTGGAGGCGGAGGATGCCATCGACGTGCGCCAGTCCGGCAAGACCGGCGAGGCGCTGAAGGTGGTGGTGCCGGTGCTGCCGCGGATCAGTAATCACACCGATTTCGACCCGTTGCGCCTGCACCCGCAGGTAGACCTGCAATTCGTCGGTCCCGGCCAGCCGATTTCCGCCGCCGATCTGATCATCCTGCCCGGCTCGAAAAGCGTGCGCGCCGACCTCACCTGGCTGCGTGCCAATGGTTGGGAAGCGGCGATCCGCAAGCACCTGCGCTACGGCGGCAAGCTGCTGGGCATCTGCGGTGGCTTGCAGATGCTCGGCACGCGCATTGACGACCCGCTCGGGTTGGAAGGCCCGGCCGGAAACAGCGAAGGACTCGGCTTGCTGGATTTCGCCACCGTGCTCGAAGCCGACAAGCAGCTGCGTAACGTCACCGGCCGGTTGCTGCCGGGCGGCGCCCGCGTTACCGGCTACGAGATCCATGCCGGCGTCAGCCGCGGCCCGGCCCTGGAGCAGCCAGCGGTGCAGCTCGACGACGGCCGCTGCGATGGCGCCATCAGCGCCGACGAGCAGGTGCTCGGCACCTATCTGCACGGCCTGTTCGAAGGCCCCGAGGCCTGTGCCGCCCTGCTGCGCTGGGCAGGCCTCGAGGTGGTGGAAACTGCCGACTACTACGCGCTGCGTGAGCGCGACATCGAGCGCCTCGCCGACTTGGTCGAGACACATCTGGATATCGCGCGGTTACGCGCGCTCTGCGGGCTGGAAGACTGA
- the modB gene encoding molybdate ABC transporter permease subunit, whose product MPLDSVDLAAIWLTFKLASVTTLILLLIGTPIAWWLARTPSRMKGPIGAVVALPLVLPPTVLGFYLLVAMGPNGFIGQFTQSLGLGTLPFTFAGLVVGSVFYSLPFVVQPLQNAFEAIGERPLEAAATLRASPWDTFFSVVLPLARPGFITASILGFAHTVGEFGVVLMIGGNIPGQTRVVSVQIYDHVEAMEYAQAHWLAGGMLLFSFLVLLVLYGSRLKQGWRG is encoded by the coding sequence ATGCCGCTGGACAGCGTCGACCTGGCAGCAATCTGGCTGACCTTCAAACTGGCCAGCGTGACCACGCTGATCCTGCTGCTGATCGGCACACCCATCGCCTGGTGGCTGGCGCGCACCCCTTCGCGCATGAAGGGCCCAATCGGGGCCGTGGTCGCGCTGCCGCTGGTGCTGCCGCCGACGGTGCTCGGCTTCTACCTGCTGGTGGCCATGGGGCCCAACGGTTTCATCGGCCAGTTCACCCAGAGCCTTGGTCTGGGCACCCTGCCCTTCACCTTTGCCGGATTGGTGGTCGGCTCGGTGTTCTACTCGCTGCCGTTCGTGGTGCAGCCCTTGCAAAATGCCTTCGAAGCCATTGGCGAGCGGCCCCTGGAAGCCGCCGCCACGCTACGCGCCAGTCCCTGGGACACCTTCTTTAGCGTGGTGCTGCCACTCGCCCGCCCCGGCTTCATCACGGCCAGCATCCTTGGTTTTGCGCATACCGTCGGAGAGTTCGGCGTGGTGCTGATGATCGGCGGCAACATTCCGGGCCAGACGCGCGTGGTGTCGGTACAGATCTACGACCATGTCGAAGCCATGGAGTATGCCCAGGCGCACTGGCTGGCCGGCGGCATGCTGCTGTTCTCCTTCCTGGTGCTCTTGGTGCTGTATGGCAGCCGACTGAAGCAAGGGTGGCGCGGATGA
- a CDS encoding RidA family protein: MTPRDVVFPPGRQALYERNRYSPAIRANGLLFVSGQVGSREDGSPEPELEAQVRRAFDNLNAILQAAGCTFDDVIDVTVFMVDPQAIFERVWSVVPEYWGAAPHPTLTAVGVTWLYGFQFEIKVIAKLPEPAES, from the coding sequence ATGACACCGCGTGACGTTGTTTTTCCGCCTGGCCGCCAGGCGCTCTACGAGCGCAATCGTTATTCTCCGGCCATCCGTGCCAATGGCTTGCTGTTCGTCTCCGGCCAGGTCGGCAGCCGCGAGGACGGCTCACCCGAACCGGAGCTGGAGGCACAGGTGCGGCGCGCGTTCGATAACCTGAACGCGATCCTGCAGGCGGCGGGTTGTACGTTCGACGATGTCATCGACGTCACCGTGTTCATGGTCGATCCGCAAGCGATCTTCGAGCGGGTCTGGAGCGTCGTGCCCGAATACTGGGGCGCTGCGCCGCATCCGACGCTGACGGCCGTTGGGGTCACCTGGCTTTACGGCTTCCAGTTCGAGATCAAGGTGATCGCCAAGCTGCCGGAACCGGCCGAGAGTTGA
- the cobC gene encoding alpha-ribazole phosphatase family protein, with the protein MITRIDLLRHGETEQGGGFRGSLNDALTERGWQQMRDAVCAAGPWDMLVSSPLQRCAAFARELAAQHGLPLQLEPDLRELHFGDWEGRSAAELMQDSAEALGLFWVDPYGFTPPGGEPLVQFEARVLSAMTRLQQRFAGQRMLIVGHAGVMRLLLARARGLPRERLLEVVVAHGELLPLSPFPAGELTAVGE; encoded by the coding sequence ATGATCACGCGCATCGATCTGCTGCGCCATGGCGAGACCGAGCAGGGCGGTGGCTTTCGCGGCAGCCTCAATGATGCGCTGACTGAGCGGGGCTGGCAGCAGATGCGCGATGCGGTTTGCGCCGCCGGCCCCTGGGACATGCTGGTCAGCTCGCCACTGCAACGCTGTGCCGCCTTCGCGCGGGAGCTGGCCGCACAGCACGGCCTGCCGCTGCAGCTGGAGCCTGACTTGCGCGAGCTGCATTTTGGCGACTGGGAAGGCCGTAGCGCCGCAGAGCTGATGCAGGACAGCGCCGAGGCGCTCGGCCTGTTCTGGGTCGATCCCTATGGATTTACGCCGCCTGGTGGTGAGCCGCTGGTGCAGTTCGAGGCGAGGGTTCTGTCTGCCATGACCCGGCTGCAGCAACGCTTCGCCGGGCAGCGCATGCTGATCGTCGGGCATGCCGGCGTGATGCGCCTGCTGCTGGCGCGCGCGCGCGGCTTGCCACGGGAGCGCCTGCTGGAGGTGGTAGTCGCCCACGGTGAGCTGCTTCCGCTCAGCCCTTTTCCGGCGGGCGAACTCACCGCCGTTGGCGAATAG
- a CDS encoding LysR family transcriptional regulator: MDRFDAMQAFVRVVETGSFTKAAETLRISKTSVTQQVQQLEARLRVRLLNRTTRKVNVTADGAAYYERALRLLADLDDAETSLSAAAAVPRGRLRVDVPSPLALMILIPALPDFYAKYPDIQLDMGVSDRRVDLIGENVDCVVRGGEITDQSLIARHVGDLRLGVYAAPGYLERAGIPTHPSELENSHHRVVGFLWARTGKPTPYVMQRQDEQVQVHGRYALAVDDGNACLAAGLAGLGIIWLPEYMVRTHLANGELLPLLQDWRLDEMPLYLAFPPNRHVSAKLRVFIDWVIELMAQHAPVLDRRPVADH; this comes from the coding sequence ATGGACCGTTTCGATGCGATGCAGGCCTTCGTTCGCGTGGTGGAGACCGGCAGCTTCACCAAGGCCGCCGAGACCCTGCGCATCAGCAAGACCAGCGTCACCCAGCAGGTCCAGCAACTCGAGGCGCGGCTTCGCGTCAGGCTGCTCAACCGCACCACGCGCAAGGTCAACGTCACCGCCGACGGTGCGGCCTATTACGAGCGCGCCCTGCGCCTGCTGGCGGATCTGGACGACGCCGAAACCAGTCTGTCCGCCGCTGCGGCAGTACCGCGAGGACGCTTGCGCGTGGACGTCCCCAGCCCACTGGCGCTGATGATCCTGATTCCGGCATTGCCGGACTTTTATGCGAAGTATCCGGACATCCAGCTGGACATGGGCGTCAGCGACCGGCGGGTGGACCTGATCGGGGAGAATGTGGACTGCGTGGTGCGCGGTGGCGAAATCACCGACCAGTCACTGATCGCCCGCCACGTTGGCGACCTACGCCTTGGCGTCTACGCGGCCCCTGGCTACCTCGAACGCGCCGGCATACCGACACACCCGAGCGAGCTGGAAAACAGCCACCACCGTGTCGTCGGCTTTCTCTGGGCGCGCACCGGCAAACCCACACCGTACGTCATGCAGCGGCAGGACGAGCAGGTTCAGGTACACGGCCGCTATGCGCTTGCCGTGGACGACGGCAATGCCTGTCTGGCCGCGGGGCTGGCTGGGCTGGGCATCATCTGGCTGCCGGAGTACATGGTCAGAACTCACCTGGCCAACGGCGAGCTGTTGCCACTTCTGCAAGACTGGCGACTCGATGAAATGCCGCTTTACCTGGCGTTCCCGCCGAATCGACATGTCAGCGCCAAGCTGCGGGTGTTCATCGATTGGGTCATCGAGCTGATGGCGCAGCATGCACCCGTGCTCGACCGTCGACCGGTAGCCGACCACTAG
- the modA gene encoding molybdate ABC transporter substrate-binding protein, which translates to MPLSLLLRYSVALLLLPVGNAFAEQVQVAVASNFTAPMQEIAVRFERDTGHQARLAFGASGKFYAQIRNGAPFEVLLSADDTTPQRLEQEGAAVRGSRFTYAVGRLVLWSPVSRWVKDGPAQLKAGDFRHLAVANPKTAPYGAAAVATLEQLGLAETLRGRLVQGENIAQTYQFVASGNAQLGFVALSQVAKDGEITTGSGWIVPTDYHAPIRQDAVLLTKGKDNPAAKALMVYLAQPQIRELIQSYGYGLE; encoded by the coding sequence ATGCCCCTTTCTCTACTGTTGCGTTACTCCGTTGCGCTGCTTTTGCTGCCAGTCGGCAATGCGTTTGCCGAGCAGGTTCAGGTTGCGGTCGCCTCCAATTTCACTGCTCCAATGCAGGAAATTGCCGTGCGTTTCGAGCGCGACACCGGCCATCAGGCGCGCCTCGCCTTTGGCGCAAGTGGCAAGTTCTATGCGCAGATTCGCAATGGCGCGCCATTCGAGGTGCTGCTTTCAGCGGATGACACCACGCCGCAACGGCTTGAGCAGGAAGGCGCGGCCGTACGCGGCAGCCGCTTCACCTATGCCGTAGGGCGGCTAGTGCTGTGGTCGCCGGTATCCAGGTGGGTCAAGGATGGCCCTGCGCAACTGAAGGCCGGCGATTTCCGTCACCTCGCCGTGGCCAACCCGAAGACCGCGCCCTATGGCGCTGCCGCCGTGGCCACACTGGAGCAGCTCGGCCTTGCCGAAACGCTCCGCGGTCGATTGGTGCAGGGTGAAAACATCGCCCAGACCTACCAGTTCGTCGCCAGCGGCAACGCACAACTGGGGTTCGTTGCGCTGTCTCAGGTGGCGAAGGATGGCGAGATCACCACCGGTTCCGGCTGGATCGTGCCCACCGACTATCACGCGCCGATTCGTCAGGACGCCGTACTGCTGACCAAGGGCAAGGACAATCCGGCTGCCAAGGCTTTGATGGTTTACCTGGCCCAGCCGCAGATCCGCGAGCTGATCCAGTCCTACGGCTACGGGCTGGAGTAG
- the cobT gene encoding nicotinate-nucleotide--dimethylbenzimidazole phosphoribosyltransferase, whose translation MHDWWNEPCHMLDESVRAQALARQDQLTKPRGALGQLEALAVSLAAMQGSERPQVERLHVSVFAGDHGVVEEGVSAYPQSVTGQMLRNFVGGGAALSVLSKRLGAPLEVIDLGTVEPLQLDGVSHLRLGPGTANLAREAAMSDEQMRLALAAGRDSAQRAAQGSAQLFIGGEMGIGNTTSASALAAVLLPRSPLTLVGPGTGLDLAGVRHKVQVIQDAVRLHAEHCVEPLEALRRLGGFEIAALVGAYLCCAQLGVPVLVDGFICSAAALCAVRLNPACRPWLIFAHRSAEPGHLAVLEALGAVPLLDLGLRLGEGSGAALAVPLLQQACALHNDMATFAEAAVSDRSA comes from the coding sequence ATGCACGATTGGTGGAACGAGCCTTGCCACATGCTGGATGAGTCCGTGCGCGCCCAGGCTCTGGCGCGACAGGACCAGCTGACCAAGCCACGCGGCGCGCTCGGCCAGCTCGAAGCCCTGGCGGTGTCGCTGGCAGCCATGCAGGGCAGCGAGCGGCCGCAGGTCGAGCGCCTGCATGTCAGCGTGTTCGCCGGCGATCACGGCGTGGTGGAAGAGGGTGTTTCGGCTTATCCGCAGTCAGTGACAGGGCAGATGCTGCGCAATTTCGTCGGCGGCGGGGCTGCACTGAGCGTGTTGTCGAAGCGCCTGGGCGCGCCGCTGGAGGTGATCGACCTGGGCACGGTGGAACCGCTACAACTGGATGGCGTGAGCCATTTGCGACTTGGCCCCGGCACGGCCAACCTGGCTCGCGAAGCGGCGATGAGTGACGAGCAAATGCGTCTGGCCCTGGCAGCCGGACGCGACAGCGCGCAGCGTGCCGCGCAAGGCTCTGCCCAGCTGTTCATCGGTGGCGAAATGGGCATCGGCAACACCACCAGCGCCAGTGCCTTGGCCGCTGTGCTGCTGCCGCGCTCGCCGTTGACGCTGGTCGGGCCGGGCACCGGGCTCGATCTGGCCGGTGTTCGACACAAGGTTCAGGTGATCCAGGACGCGGTTCGGCTGCACGCCGAGCACTGCGTCGAACCGCTCGAAGCCCTGCGTCGCCTGGGCGGGTTCGAGATTGCGGCTCTCGTAGGTGCATACCTGTGCTGCGCACAACTGGGGGTTCCGGTATTGGTCGATGGCTTTATCTGTAGCGCTGCAGCGCTTTGCGCGGTGCGGTTAAACCCGGCATGTCGGCCATGGCTGATCTTCGCCCATCGCTCCGCTGAACCTGGCCATCTGGCAGTGTTGGAAGCGCTCGGTGCCGTGCCGTTGCTCGACCTCGGCCTGCGGCTGGGCGAGGGCAGCGGGGCGGCGCTGGCGGTGCCGTTGTTGCAGCAGGCCTGCGCGCTGCACAACGACATGGCGACGTTCGCCGAAGCCGCAGTGTCGGACCGAAGTGCATGA
- the cobU gene encoding bifunctional adenosylcobinamide kinase/adenosylcobinamide-phosphate guanylyltransferase gives MLELILGGARSGKSRFAERLAAESGLAVSYIATSQALDGEMTGRIAHHRERRPAHWALVEEPLQLARVLHEQAAANRCLLVDCLTLWLTNLLMLDDAARLAEERDALLECLDGLPGRILLVSNETGLGVVPLGELTRRYVDEAGWLHQAVAERAQRVSFMVAGLPMRLKEVS, from the coding sequence ATGCTGGAACTGATTCTTGGCGGCGCCCGCTCGGGCAAGAGCCGCTTTGCCGAGCGCCTGGCTGCCGAAAGCGGCCTGGCGGTTAGCTATATCGCCACCAGCCAGGCGCTGGACGGCGAGATGACCGGGCGTATCGCCCATCACCGTGAGCGGCGCCCGGCGCACTGGGCACTGGTCGAAGAGCCCCTACAACTGGCGCGGGTGCTGCACGAGCAGGCTGCCGCGAATCGCTGCCTGCTGGTCGACTGTCTGACCCTCTGGCTAACCAACCTGCTGATGCTGGACGACGCGGCGCGCCTCGCCGAGGAACGCGATGCCCTGCTCGAATGCCTGGACGGGTTGCCGGGGCGGATCCTGCTGGTCAGCAACGAGACAGGCCTCGGCGTGGTGCCGCTGGGCGAACTGACCCGGCGCTATGTGGACGAGGCCGGCTGGCTGCACCAGGCCGTGGCGGAACGGGCGCAGCGGGTGAGCTTCATGGTCGCCGGGCTGCCCATGAGATTGAAGGAAGTGAGTTGA
- a CDS encoding OmpP1/FadL family transporter has protein sequence MKTTWLKTALAVAVGALSSQAMAAGFALNEQSISGMGTSFAGRSSSADDATTLFGNPAGMSRLKREEVSFGMAAIHAKTDIKNNSGSFSGPALGGNTVPYSGSNDGDMVPFTAVPMGYYVKPIDDKWAVGVGVYVPFGLVTDYESGYQGRYFGDYSEVSVITVQPTISYRFNDKLSVGFGPTINRIEGELQSTSPNPVGPLGSNDGRVKVTGNDTALGFNAGVLYEFTPQTRAGVTYHSKVAYKLEGDTKLSGGSFDLTGAAGKYDASLDLDTPESVDVSLTHELNDQWTLYGGAMWTRWSRFEAIIIENDGIPGPLQGNLAPIVEEQDWHDTWSYAIGAAYKLNREWTLRTGLAFDQSPTNNLHRSPRIPTGDRTAISFGLAWSPSDDVTVDLAYSYLREEEVDINRSRTYQGGALEANYDSTFKNRAHGFGAALSYRF, from the coding sequence ATGAAAACAACATGGTTGAAGACCGCTCTCGCGGTAGCCGTAGGCGCCCTGTCCAGCCAGGCCATGGCCGCCGGTTTCGCCCTTAACGAGCAAAGCATCAGCGGCATGGGCACCTCTTTTGCGGGCCGCTCATCTTCCGCCGACGACGCCACCACCCTGTTCGGCAACCCGGCCGGCATGTCCCGCCTGAAGCGCGAAGAAGTCAGCTTCGGCATGGCAGCGATTCATGCGAAGACGGATATAAAGAACAACTCGGGTTCGTTCTCTGGGCCGGCCCTGGGCGGCAATACGGTGCCCTACAGCGGTAGCAATGACGGAGACATGGTTCCGTTCACCGCAGTGCCGATGGGCTATTACGTCAAGCCGATCGACGACAAGTGGGCTGTTGGTGTGGGCGTGTATGTCCCGTTCGGCCTGGTCACCGATTATGAAAGCGGCTACCAGGGACGCTATTTCGGCGACTACAGCGAAGTCAGCGTGATCACCGTACAACCAACTATCAGCTACCGTTTCAACGACAAGCTGTCGGTAGGTTTCGGGCCGACCATCAACCGTATCGAAGGTGAACTGCAAAGCACTTCGCCAAACCCTGTCGGCCCGCTGGGCTCCAACGACGGGCGTGTGAAAGTTACCGGTAATGACACGGCGCTGGGCTTCAACGCCGGTGTCCTTTACGAGTTCACCCCGCAAACCCGTGCGGGTGTCACCTACCACTCCAAGGTCGCCTACAAACTGGAGGGTGACACCAAGCTTTCCGGGGGCAGCTTCGATCTGACCGGAGCGGCCGGCAAATACGACGCCTCCCTCGATCTCGACACCCCGGAGTCGGTGGATGTCTCGCTGACTCATGAGCTCAACGACCAATGGACGTTGTATGGCGGTGCCATGTGGACACGCTGGAGCCGCTTCGAAGCCATCATCATCGAAAACGACGGCATTCCTGGCCCGCTGCAAGGCAACCTTGCGCCCATCGTCGAAGAGCAGGATTGGCATGACACCTGGTCTTACGCCATCGGCGCAGCCTACAAGCTGAACCGTGAGTGGACCCTGCGTACCGGCCTAGCTTTCGACCAGAGCCCGACCAACAACCTGCATCGTTCGCCGCGCATTCCGACTGGCGACCGCACCGCGATCAGCTTCGGCCTGGCCTGGAGTCCAAGTGACGACGTCACCGTGGATCTGGCCTACTCCTATCTGCGGGAGGAAGAAGTGGACATCAACCGTAGCCGCACCTATCAGGGCGGCGCCCTTGAAGCGAACTACGATTCGACCTTCAAGAACCGCGCCCACGGCTTCGGCGCAGCTCTGAGCTACCGCTTCTAA